Genomic segment of Nostoc sp. TCL240-02:
TTAAACCTGGTCAACAAATGTTGCTCAAAGATATTAGTTGGCAGCAGTTAGAAAATATTTTAGAAGAAATGGGAGAAAAGCGTGCCTCACGTATCTCTTATAGTCATGGCTGGTTAGAAATTATGGTTCCACTACCAGAACACGAAAAAGATAAAGAACTTATTGGTGATTTAGTCAAAATTTTGTTAGAAATTTTGCAAATAGATTTTGAACCTTTTGGCTCGACTACGCTTAAAAATGAGCAAATGCAACAAGCAGTAGAACCAGATACCAGTTTTTATATTCAAAATCAAGCTGCTGTCATTGGAAAAAATCGCATTGATTTAACTATAGACCCACCACCAGATTTAGCAATCGAAATTGATATTACTTCTCGCACTCGATTTGAAAATTATGAAATTTTGGGAGTTCCTGAACTTTGGCGACATACGCAACAAGGTTTAGAAATTTACTTGCTAAAAGAAGAAAAGTATATAAAATCTGGCTCTAGTCCTAATTTTCCTAATATTCTAATTATTGAATTAGTGAATAAATATGTACAGCAGTGTTTAACAATTGGTAGAAGCCAAGCTATGCGTAATTTTAGAAATTGGGTTAAGGATAATTTATAACAATGGGATCGCTATTTTTGAATGCCAGAATAAACAAATGCGTAGTTTACCGCCGTAGGTATCGCTATTAAGTAA
This window contains:
- a CDS encoding Uma2 family endonuclease encodes the protein MLLKLQQIIVKPGQQMLLKDISWQQLENILEEMGEKRASRISYSHGWLEIMVPLPEHEKDKELIGDLVKILLEILQIDFEPFGSTTLKNEQMQQAVEPDTSFYIQNQAAVIGKNRIDLTIDPPPDLAIEIDITSRTRFENYEILGVPELWRHTQQGLEIYLLKEEKYIKSGSSPNFPNILIIELVNKYVQQCLTIGRSQAMRNFRNWVKDNL